The Daucus carota subsp. sativus chromosome 9, DH1 v3.0, whole genome shotgun sequence genome window below encodes:
- the LOC135149571 gene encoding uncharacterized protein LOC135149571, giving the protein MDKSWIKADRDSLQYEIGVENFLIFAEENAKNPKKIRCPCSRCANFKKTSVNAIRGHLYESGFSLGYLDWIWHGEEVGNFINSHAGSSCPAKIPTHVSETVKVCEAAYNDGECDNESDDFMRFVSDAEQPLLEGSECTKLESVLKLHNWKARFGVSDKAFTDLLESVGSFLPKGNVLPPNMYEAKKTLTDLGLEYVKFHACPNDCVLYRGPVLESLDECPKCQISRWKIGKDGKVRINVPVRVMWYFPIIPRFKRLFKSADTAKLMSWHANNRSKDGKMRHPSDSPSWRNVDSRWPEFGSEDRNIRLGLAADGINPYNNGLNNRYTQLF; this is encoded by the coding sequence ATGGACAAGTCTTGGATAAAGGCAGATAGAGATTCCTTACAGTATGAAATTGGTGTAGAAAATTTCTTGATTTTCGCGGAGGAAAATGCTAAAAACCCAAAGAAGATACGTTGCCCCTGTTCACGTTGTGCTAACTTCAAAAAAACTTCTGTCAATGCAATCAGGGGTCATCTATATGAATCTGGGTTTAGTTTAGGGTATTTGGATTGGATTTGGCATGGGGAAGAGGTTGGTAACTTTATTAACTCACATGCGGGTAGTTCTTGCCCTGCTAAAATTCCAACACACGTTAGCGAAACGGTTAAAGTATGTGAAGCAGCCTATAATGATGGAGAATGCGATAATGAATCAGATGACTTTATGAGGTTTGTTTCCGATGCGGAACAACCTCTTTTGGAGGGAAGTGAGTGCACCAAACTAGAGTCAGTCTTGAAACTACATAATTGGAAGGCTAGGTTTGGAGTTAGTGATAAGGCCTTCACTGATCTTCTTGAATCTGTTGGCTCGTTTCTTCCTAAAGGTAATGTGCTTCCGCCAAATATGTATGAAGCGAAGAAAACCTTGACTGATTTAGGACTTGAGTATGTTAAATTCCATGCTTGTCCAAATGACTGTGTATTATACAGGGGTCCAGTTCTCGAGTCTTTAGATGAGTGTCCAAAGTGCCAAATTTCTCGCTGGAAAATTGGAAAAGACGGTAAAGTTAGGATTAACGTTCCAGTGAGAGTTATGTGGTATTTTCCGATAATCCCCAGATTCAAACGGCTTTTTAAATCTGCTGATACTGCTAAATTAATGAGTTGGCATGCGAATAATCGATCTAAAGATGGAAAGATGCGTCATCCATCTGATTCCCCTTCTTGGAGAAATGTAGATAGTAGGTGGCCTGAGTTTGGAAGTGAGGACAGAAATATACGCTTAGGATTAGCGGCAGATGGTATAAATCCATATAATAATGGATTAAACAATCGGTACACCCAGTTATTTTAG
- the LOC135149570 gene encoding AT-hook motif nuclear-localized protein 23-like: protein MSNSNQNGLTSPISTAPGRHGGAPQYSFNSDGSLMTNGEPVNGINKTVILEIPSGFDVISCVVQFALHFGLAVTVLTGQGLISEVDIAYPLNAIPPPCVSTSFQIISFSGAYRCLNAASGNIISCFHVQFADAAGNVMGGQILSQMKAASVVTLVLAVSTQV from the coding sequence ATGAGTAATTCAAACCAAAATGGTTTAACAAGCCCAATATCTACAGCTCCAGGGAGGCATGGAGGAGCACCTCAATATTCATTCAATTCTGATGGGTCTTTAATGACCAACGGTGAGCCAGTGAATGGCATCAACAAAACAGTCATTCTTGAAATCCCTAGTGGATTTGATGTCATAAGTTGTGTGGTGCAATTTGCACTGCATTTCGGGCTTGCTGTAACTGTGCTTACTGGCCAGGGACTCATTTCTGAGGTTGATATTGCGTATCCACTCAATGCAATCCCTCCCCCATGCGTTTCTACAAGCTTCCAGATAATTTCGTTTTCTGGGGCTTACCGTTGTTTAAATGCTGCTTCTGGAAATATTATTAGTTGTTTCCATGTTCAATTTGCAGATGCTGCAGGTAATGTTATGGGAGGACAAATTCTCTCTCAGATGAAAGCAGCAAGTGTTGTTACTCTTGTTCTTGCCGTTTCTACACAAGTCTGA